One Marinitoga hydrogenitolerans DSM 16785 DNA segment encodes these proteins:
- a CDS encoding N-glycosylase/DNA lyase, whose product MKLIKDIENIYDEAKPLVEKRWQEFVELGKRGSEKELFSELSFCVLTANWSAKGGIKAQKEIGVEGFVNLNIDELEYTLKKVGHRFPSKRAQYIVSNRWIIGTIRHLFVLPYYQVREFLVKNIKGIGWKEASHFLRNVGYGEVAILDKHILRLMLVDNLIDSIPKGWTKKRYLDYEKRLKVLEKYFNEPIGKLDLYLWYLVKKDVDK is encoded by the coding sequence ATGAAGTTAATTAAAGATATAGAAAATATTTATGATGAAGCAAAGCCATTAGTAGAAAAAAGATGGCAGGAATTTGTTGAATTAGGTAAAAGGGGAAGTGAAAAAGAATTATTTTCTGAATTATCTTTCTGTGTTTTAACGGCAAATTGGAGTGCAAAAGGTGGAATAAAAGCACAAAAAGAAATTGGAGTAGAAGGATTTGTGAATTTGAATATTGACGAATTAGAATATACATTAAAAAAAGTAGGTCATAGATTTCCTTCAAAAAGAGCTCAATATATTGTTTCTAATAGATGGATTATTGGAACAATTAGACACTTATTTGTTTTACCATATTATCAAGTTAGAGAATTTTTAGTAAAAAATATTAAAGGTATCGGTTGGAAAGAGGCAAGTCATTTTTTAAGAAATGTTGGATATGGAGAAGTTGCAATTTTGGATAAGCATATTTTAAGATTGATGCTTGTGGATAATTTAATCGACTCTATTCCTAAAGGTTGGACTAAGAAAAGATATTTAGATTATGAAAAAAGATTGAAAGTTTTGGAGAAATATTTTAATGAACCCATAGGTAAATTAGATTTGTATTTATGGTATCTTGTAAAAAAAGATGTTGATAAGTAG